Proteins from a single region of Kluyveromyces lactis strain NRRL Y-1140 chromosome C complete sequence:
- the YBP1 gene encoding Ybp1p (similar to uniprot|P38315 Saccharomyces cerevisiae YBR216C YBP1 and to uniprot|P53169 Saccharomyces cerevisiae YGL060W YBP2) — protein sequence MPLEVERFKEIEEKLLTAFVEEKSDIITLVTILDLYSEEVNFKGSLEQKYEYLSEVLSLLQQNKDVVYEIGWDLPKILIKFIHWGNNNHLGADRSKKFLTVIMKCFNEVALFGNPKECFFAGCELMSSLRINDESLVRFIVEEEPVMDPENEDSGDETYTEDEGSSDKTEEEEEKNAVKDSPTPKSANESIPDLKEGYAFYGRLPQEVITELRFYSIIELMGSTLKRIVTLHPSKFLSEAVEAFSRFNLQNNEDVDDCLFILRRLYSFIRGYIPPSPPPDADKQVSAEELEEIKVSEEVLQRKLLCNILTSALHQLLKARTCISLLNYHSHLQGIPTLSTSSEYLGQLTDILSRYYQLATSFDIDVSAEFKRLCVDESVRIYRSLPKDSEIKSDEELKEITNFVYQLAYTYEVEKIANVKEILLDPAGILILRSFSNEDFLPPSDAKITLQEAIYMYLRFVTPSMFSALFENRSSHDLARTWILFALTNNSTHDLMDSLKDLPSYIITVYLQTELIRACLQINDNLRRTQFSILTRILCLLPEDFAFNFIRDTLLSCPYEQAKCCALAILKDMMQHERKVPQKSDEDDLAKDMEKLKIKNSPPPLPSRAYMLLNDDRIATLHSITLLAIDSCAADPESKKVKTLLTYLNFLNAFLTKWDSVFLKEICDAVNDKLIKNEKVGDKDEPHYSLLVSTVASISSKL from the coding sequence ATGCCTTTAGAAGTTGAACGtttcaaagagattgaGGAAAAGTTACTCACAGCTTTTGTGGAAGAGAAGAGTGATATAATCACCCTTGTTACTATCTTGGACCTTTATTCTGAAGAAGTGAACTTCAAGGGAAGTTTAGAACAAAAGTATGAATATTTGAGTGAAGTCCTATCCCTTTTACAACAGAATAAAGATGTAGTGTATGAAATTGGGTGGGATTTGCCCAAaattttgatcaaattcattcattGGGGCAATAATAATCACCTTGGTGCTGATCGTTCCAAGAAGTTTTTGACTGTGATCATGAAATGTTTTAATGAAGTAGCATTGTTCGGTAACCCAAAAGAGTGTTTCTTTGCTGGATGTGAGCTAATGAGCAGCCTACGGATTAATGATGAGTCACTAGTGAGGTTCATTGTGGAGGAAGAACCAGTTATGGATCCTGAGAATGAGGATTCCGGTGATGAAACTTACACAGAGGATGAGGGTTCTAGTGATaaaactgaagaagaggaagagaaGAATGCTGTCAAGGATTCGCCAACACCTAAATCTGCTAATGAATCTATTcctgatttgaaagaaggaTATGCCTTTTACGGCAGATTACCTCAGGAAGTCATCACTGAATTGAGATTTTACTCGATTATTGAGTTGATGGGTAGCACATTGAAACGTATTGTGACACTACATCCATCGAAATTTTTAAGTGAAGCGGTGGAAGCTTTCTCTAGGTtcaatcttcaaaataatgaagatgttgaCGATTGCCTTTTCATCCTTCGTAGGTTATATTCCTTCATCAGAGGCTACATCCCGCCTTCTCCACCTCCTGATGCTGATAAACAAGTCTCTGCAGAAGAActagaagaaatcaaagtaTCTGAAGAAGTCTTGCAAAGGAAGCTTCTCTGCAACATATTGACATCTGCCTTACATCAACTACTAAAGGCGAGAACATGTATTAGTTTACTGAATTATCACTCTCACCTTCAAGGTATACCTACTTTATCAACGAGTTCTGAGTATCTTGGTCAATTAACTGATATTCTTTCCAGATATTATCAGTTGGcaacttcttttgataTCGATGTTTCCGCAGAGTTTAAGCGACTATGTGTAGATGAATCCGTGCGCATCTATCGCTCATTACCAAAGGATTCGGAAATTAAATCggatgaagaattgaaggaaatcACTAACTTCGTATATCAGTTAGCATATACTTATGAAGTGGAAAAGATTGCTAACGTGAAGGAAATTCTATTAGATCCGGCTGGAATCCTTATATTGCGATCCTTCTCTAACGAGGACTTTTTGCCACCTTCTGATGCTAAGATTACACTACAAGAGGCTATATACATGTACTTGAGGTTTGTTACCCCATCTATGTTTTCAGCACTGTTTGAAAACAGAAGCTCTCATGACCTTGCCAGAACGTGGATACTATTCGCTCTAACTAACAACTCAACTCATGATTTAATGGATTCGCTAAAAGATCTCCCATCTTATATTATCACAGTGTATCTACAAACAGAATTGATTCGTGCTTGCCTTCAAATAAATGATAACCTGAGAAGGACACAATTCAGTATACTCACCAGAATTCTTTGCTTGCTCCCTGAAGATTTTGCATTTAACTTCATCAGAGACACTTTATTGAGTTGTCCCTACGAACAGGCTAAATGTTGTGCTTTAGCGATTTTGAAAGACATGATGCAACATGAGAGAAAAGTACCTCAGAAAtcagatgaagacgatCTAGCGAAAGACATGGAAAAACTTAAGATCAAAAACTCTCCTCCTCCACTCCCATCCAGAGCATATATGTTGCTCAATGATGATAGAATCGCAACACTACACAGTATCACCCTATTGGCAATTGACTCATGCGCCGCTGATCCAGAGTCtaaaaaagtgaaaactTTGTTAACTTATCTAAATTTCCTCAATGCTTTCCTCACCAAATGGGACTCCGTGTTTCTGAAGGAGATTTGTGATGCAGTCAACGATAAACTTATAAAGAATGAGAAGGTCGGTGACAAAGATGAACCTCACTATTCATTGCTTGTCTCCACAGTGGCttcaatctcttcaaaattgtaa
- the ATG12 gene encoding Atg12p (similar to uniprot|P38316 Saccharomyces cerevisiae YBR217W ATG12 Protein that becomes conjugated to Atg5p by the E1 enzyme Atg7p a step that is essential for autophagy), whose product MNSGVLLSESETDTSEVSGRQSELISGDESIKGKLEEFSAKLNELRLADGNSDGGDEEESLSPDTKSQREESSENSENVSRSTSRPPLTSSIVSSVEREQLKSQVKVKIRLQPIGAIPQIQPRVCQISAHQQFLALTRFLCKRLKRKHIHCYINNAFAPSLDQNIGDLWTQFKVNDELIVSYCETVAFG is encoded by the coding sequence ATGAACAGTGGAGTACTTTTAAGCGAATCAGAAACGGATACCAGCGAGGTGAGCGGCAGACAAAGCGAGCTGATTTCTGGCGATGAATCAATTAAGGGTAAACTAGAGGAATTTAGTGCTAAGCTTAACGAGCTTCGGTTAGCGGACGGAAACTCGGATGGAGGTGACGAAGAGGAGAGTCTCAGCCCCGACACCAAGTCTCAAAGAGAGGAATCTTCGGAGAATAGTGAAAATGTATCAAGAAGCACCTCCAGACCACCTCTAACCAGTTCCATCGTTTCTTCTGTTGAAAGGGAACAGCTCAAATCACAAGTGAAGGTAAAGATACGATTACAACCAATCGGGGCTATCCCTCAAATACAACCTAGAGTATGCCAAATCTCAGCGCACCAACAATTTTTAGCACTTACTAGGTTTCTGTGCAAGAGATTAAAACGAAAGCATATTCATTGCTACATCAACAACGCATTCGCGCCATCATTAGATCAAAACATTGGCGATCTATGGACCCAATTCAAAGTCAACGACGAACTTATTGTCAGCTACTGCGAAACGGTAGCATTCGGGTAG
- the DUO1 gene encoding Duo1p (similar to uniprot|Q75ED7 Ashbya gossypii AAR161W DUO1 DASH complex subunit DUO1 and weakly similar to YGL061C uniprot|P53168 Saccharomyces cerevisiae YGL061C DUO1 Essential mitotic spindle protein required to maintain spindle integrity and kinetochore function part of the multisubunit DASH complex which binds microtubules and is transferred to the kinetochore prior to mitosis) produces MVEHKLDASTISKMIPQIFDQMRRQTGSKNFASTPASISTQSLLKEQEQLDKIIPVIQNLNERIKDCKEGDMERIKETCHAMNTILDKFISIQSQASYVNSMMNNEEYLDYVASGKSEEEYISAKQREVEELEKRVKQYTTMHAPSVKPPASKIPVGNDTRKVTKPGQRNGRSGLYSISTRNNSNNSGANGRRPPGNGNNVGRRRVYR; encoded by the coding sequence ATGGTGGAACATAAACTTGATGCAAGCACGATATCGAAGATGATCCCTCAGATCTTTGATCAGATGCGACGTCAGACTGGCTCCAAGAATTTTGCAAGCACACCAGCTTCAATATCGACACAATCACTTCTTAAAGAACAGGAGCAACTGGATAAGATCATTCCCGTGATACAAAATTTGAACGAAAGGATAAAAGATTGCAAGGAAGGAGATATGGAACGGATTAAAGAGACATGCCATGCTATGAATACCATTCTAGATAAATTCATCAGTATACAATCGCAGGCGTCGTACGTGAATTCAATGATGAACAATGAAGAATATCTGGACTATGTAGCGAGCGGGAAATCGGAAGAGGAATATATTTCAGCGAAACAGAGGGAAGtagaagaattggaaaagagaGTGAAGCAGTATACTACAATGCATGCACCATCCGTGAAACCACCGGCAAGTAAGATCCCTGTAGGGAATGACACTAGAAAAGTAACTAAACCCGGTCAGCGAAACGGTAGGTCTGGGTTGTATTCAATTAGCACAAGAAACAATAGTAACAATAGTGGTGCCAATGGAAGACGACCTCCAGGAAATGGAAATAATGTCGGAAGACGAAGAGTGTATAGGTAA
- a CDS encoding uncharacterized protein (highly similar to uniprot|P11154 Saccharomyces cerevisiae YGL062W PYC1 and to YBR218C uniprot|P32327 Saccharomyces cerevisiae YBR218C PYC2 converts pyruvate to oxaloacetate pyruvate carboxylase), whose product MSSQLAGLRDNSNLMGEKNKLLVANRGEIPIRIFRTAHELSMKTVAIYSHEDRLSMHRLKADEAYVIGEQGKYTPVGAYLAIDEIINIAKSHGVNFIHPGYGFLSENSEFAEKVAASGITWVGPPAAVIDSVGDKVSARNLAEKANVPVVPGTPGPIETVEEAQAFVDKYGFPVIIKAAFGGGGRGMRVVREGDDISDAFQRAKSEAITAFGNGTCFIERFLDKPKHIEVQLLADNYGNVVHLFERDCSVQRRHQKVVEVAPAKTLPEEVRDAILTDAVKLAKEAGYRNAGTAEFLVDNQNRHYFIEINPRIQVEHTITEEITGIDIVAAQIQIAAGATLEQLGLMQDKITTRGFAIQCRITTEDPSKNFQPDTGRIDVYRSAGGNGVRLDGGNAFAGSVISPHYDSMLVKCSCSGSTYEIVRRKMLRALIEFRIRGVKTNIPFLLTLLTHPVFKSGEYWTTFIDDTPQLFEMVSSQNRAQKLLHYLADLAVNGSSIKGQIGLPKLTTHPTIPHLHNEDGSLVDVSAKPPAGWRDVLLDYGPEEFAKQVRKFNGTLLMDTTWRDAHQSLLATRVRTYDLAAIAPTTAHAMSGAFALECWGGATFDVSMRFLHEDPWERLRTLRKLVPNIPFQMLLRGANGVAYSSLPDNAIDHFVKQAKDNGVDIFRVFDALNDLEQLKVGVDAVKKAGGVVEATICYSGDMLAPGKKYNLDYYLDITEKIVNSGTHILGIKDMAGTLKPSAARLLIGSIRAKYPELPIHVHTHDSAGTGVASMAACALSGADVVDVATNSMSGLTSQPSINALLAALDGEIDNNVNVGYVRELDAYWAEMRLLYSCFEADLKGPDPEVYVHEIPGGQLTNLLFQAQQLGLGEKWAETKRAYREANLLLGDLVKVTPTSKVVGDLAQFMVSNKLTSDDVRRLASSLDFPDSVMDFFEGLIGQPYGGFPEPLRTDVLRNKRRKLTQRPGLELAPFELEKIKEDLSTRFSDIDECDVASYNMYPKVYEDFRKIKEKYGDLSVLPTKNFLSPPVIGEEIVVTIEQGKTLIIKPQAIGDLNKETGIREVYFELNGELRKVSVADRSQKVESVSKPKADAHDPFQIGSPMAGVVVEVKVHKGSLIAKGQPVAVLSAMKMEMVISSPADGQVKEVLVKDGENVDASDLLVVLEEAPAKE is encoded by the coding sequence ATGTCATCTCAACTAGCTGGATTGCGTGACAATTCCAACCTTATGggtgaaaagaacaagttGCTTGTTGCTAACCGTGGTGAAATTCCGATCAGAATCTTCAGAACAGCTCATGAACTTTCTATGAAGACTGTGGCGATTTACTCGCACGAGGATAGATTGTCCATGCACAGGTTAAAGGCCGATGAAGCTTACGTTATCGGTGAACAAGGTAAATATACTCCAGTTGGTGCTTACTTGGCGATTgatgaaattatcaacatTGCCAAGTCCCATGGTGTGAACTTTATCCATCCTGGTTACGGGTTCCTATCAGAAAACTCTGAATTCGCTGAAAAAGTTGCAGCTTCTGGTATCACTTGGGTTGGTCCTCCAGCTGCTGTTATCGATTCCGTTGGTGACAAAGTTTCAGCCAGAAACTTGGCTGAAAAGGCTAACGTTCCAGTGGTTCCAGGTACTCCAGGTCCAATTGAGACTGTCGAAGAAGCACAGGCCTTCGTTGATAAATACGGATTCCCAGTCATCATTAAGGCCGCCtttggtggtggtggtcGTGGTATGAGAGTTGTCCGTGAAGGTGATGATATCAGTGACGCTTTCCAACGTGCCAAATCTGAAGCTATCACTGCTTTTGGTAACGGTACTTgtttcattgaaagattcttgGACAAGCCAAAGCATATCGAAGTTCAATTGTTGGCTGATAACTACGGTAACGTTGTTCATCTGTTCGAAAGAGATTGTTCCGTTCAAAGAAGACATCAAAAGGTTGTCGAAGTTGCCCCAGCCAAAACTCTACCTGAAGAAGTGCGTGACGCTATCTTAACTGATGCGGTCAAATTAGCTAAGGAAGCTGGTTACAGAAACGCTGGTACCGCTGAATTCTTAGTCGATAACCAAAACAGACATTACTTTATCGAAATTAACCCAAGAATTCAAGTCGAACATACAATTACCGAAGAAATCACCGGTATCGATATCGTCGCTGCTCAAATCCAAATCGCTGCAGGTGCCactttggaacaattggGTTTGATGCAAGATAAGATTACAACTCGTGGTTTCGCCATCCAGTGTCGTATCACCACTGAAGATCCTTCCAAAAACTTCCAACCTGATACAGGTCGTATCGACGTTTACCGTTCTGCTGGTGGTAACGGTGTCAGATTAGATGGTGGTAACGCCTTCGCCGGGTCTGTTATCTCCCCTCATTACGACTCTATGTTGGTTAAGTGTTCTTGTTCAGGTTCTACTTACGAAATCGTTCGTCGTAAGATGTTACGTGCCTTGATTGAATTTAGAATTAGAGGAGTTAAGACTAACATTCCATTCTTGTTGACTCTATTAACTCATCCAGTCTTCAAGTCTGGTGAATACTGGACCACTTTCATCGATGATACCCCACAATTGTTCGAAATGGTCTCCTCCCAAAACAGAGCTCAAAAACTATTGCACTACTTAGCTGACTTGGCCGTTAACGGTTCTTCAATTAAGGGTCAAATTGGCTTACCAAAATTGACCACTCATCCAACCATCCCACATTTGCACAATGAAGATGGTTCCCTTGTGGACGTTTCTGCTAAGCCACCTGCTGGATGGAGAGATGTTCTATTAGATTACGGTCCAGAAGAATTTGCCAAGCAAGTTAGAAAATTCAACGGTACTTTGTTGATGGATACCACCTGGAGAGATGCGCATCAATCTTTATTGGCTACCAGAGTTCGTACCTACGATTTGGCTGCCATCGCACCAACTACTGCTCATGCTATGAGTGGAGCATTTGCCTTAGAATGTTGGGGTGGTGCCACCTTCGATGTCTCTATGAGATTCTTGCACGAAGATCCATGGGAACGCCTGAGAACTCTAAGAAAGTTGGTTCCAAACATTCCATTCCAAATGTTGTTACGTGGTGCTAACGGTGTTGCTTACTCTTCTCTACCAGATAACGCTATTGACCACTTCGTCAAGCAAGCTAAGGACAATggtgttgatattttcagaGTTTTCGATGCTCTAAACGATTTAGAACAATTGAAAGTTGGTGTCGACGCTGTCAAGAAGGCTGGTGGTGTTGTTGAAGCTACCATCTGTTACTCTGGTGACATGTTGGCCCCAGGCAAAAAGTACAACTTGGATTATTACTTAGACATTACCGAAAAGATTGTCAACAGTGGTACTCACATTTTAGGTATCAAGGATATGGCTGGTACTTTGAAGCCTTCTGCTGCCAGGTTATTGATTGGTTCGATCAGAGCTAAGTACCCTGAATTGCCAATCCACGTTCACACTCACGATTCAGCTGGTACTGGTGTTGCCTCTATGGCTGCTTGCGCTCTCTCCGGTGCAGATGTTGTTGACGTCGCTACCAACTCCATGTCTGGTTTGACTTCTCAACCATCTATTAACGCTTTGCTAGCTGCTTTGGACGGCGAAATCGACAACAACGTCAACGTTGGTTACGTTCGTGAATTAGATGCCTACTGGGCTGAGATGAGATTGCTATACTCTTGTTTCGAAGCTGATTTGAAGGGTCCTGATCCAGAAGTTTACGTCCACGAAATTCCAGGTGGCCAATTGACCAACTTGTTATTCCAAGCCCAACAATTGGGTCTAGGTGAAAAATGGGCAGAAACTAAGAGAGCTTATCGCGAGGCTAACCTGTTGTTAGGAGATTTGGTTAAGGTTACTCCAACCTCCAAAGTTGTTGGTGATTTGGCCCAATTTATGGTTTCAAACAAGTTGACCTCTGATGACGTCAGAAGATTGGCTTCTTCTCTTGACTTCCCAGACTCCGTTATGGACTTCTTCGAAGGTTTAATCGGTCAACCATACGGTGGTTTCCCAGAACCATTGAGAACTGATGTTTTGAGgaacaagagaagaaagttGACTCAAAGACCAGGTTTGGAATTGGCTCCATtcgaattggaaaagattAAGGAAGACTTATCAACCAGATTCAGTGACATCGATGAATGTGATGTTGCCTCCTACAACATGTATCCAAAGGTCTACGAAGACTTCCGCAAAATCAAGGAAAAGTATGGTGATCTATCAGTGTTGCCTACCAAGAACTTCTTATCCCCTCCAGTTATTGGTGAAGAAATTGTCGTTACCATCGAACAAGGTAAGACTTTGATCATTAAGCCACAAGCTATTGGTGATTTGAACAAGGAAACCGGTATCAGAGAAGTTTACTTCGAATTGAACGGTGAATTGAGAAAGGTCTCTGTTGCTGACAGATCCCAAAAGGTTGAATCTGTCTCCAAGCCAAAGGCTGACGCCCATGATCCATTCCAAATCGGTTCCCCAATGGCTGGTGTTGTCGTTGAAGTCAAGGTCCACAAGGGTTCATTGATTGCTAAAGGTCAACCAGTCGCTGTCTTGAGTGCCATGAAGATGGAAATGGTTATCTCATCCCCAGCAGACGGCCAAGTCAAGGAGGTTCTTGTCAAGGATGGTGAGAATGTTGACGCTTCCGACTTGCTTGttgttttggaagaagctCCAGCTAAGGAATAG
- the SOH1 gene encoding mediator complex subunit SOH1 (similar to uniprot|P38633 Saccharomyces cerevisiae YGL127C SOH1 Protein with sequence similarity to RNA polymerases; interacts with a DNA repair protein, Rad5p, in the two-hybrid system; may provide a link between recombination in direct repeats and transcription), whose product MSQQASTELTIEEGELPTRFEIELEFVQSLANIPYVTYLLTQLQLWQDPKFKRYLKYLEYWHEPEYAQCIVYPNSLFVLKLLNTLFEGSTVNENGVLEGCEHVPRILQTQGTQWMNEMVERWRE is encoded by the coding sequence ATGTCACAACAAGCGAGTACCGAACTCACGATCGAAGAGGGAGAGCTACCGACAAGGTTTGAGATTGAATTAGAATTTGTTCAATCTTTGGCAAACATACCATACGTCACATATCTACTGACACAATTGCAGCTTTGGCAAGACCCAAAGTTTAAAAGATACTTGAAATACCTTGAGTACTGGCATGAGCCGGAATATGCCCAATGCATTGTGTATCCAAATTCTCTATTCgttttgaaacttttgaataCCCTATTTGAAGGATCTACAGTGAACGAGAACGGTGTGCTTGAAGGATGTGAACACGTACCTCGTATTCTTCAAACTCAGGGTACCCAATGGATGAATGAGATGGTGGAGAGGTGGAGAGAGTAA
- the RRN11 gene encoding Rrn11p (weakly similar to uniprot|Q04712 Saccharomyces cerevisiae YML043C RRN11 rDNA transcription factor CF component which also contains Rrn6p and Rrn7p which is required for rDNA transcription by RNA polymerase I component of rDNA transcription factor) — MFQLPVIDRSSRNRKRRKIRYQYINSLKRKYDQLNYNQSEASVSSEADNVTNGILTPENSESSEAEAADLEKKHRRKRRLQSVLGNALDSSDEELDGDEDGTDENDPETQFYESHIKPQHTFEVWNVNTALRTPIQRKKITYNAVKKLEKAATKSVTKKLNYQTKKLNMYFQALKFGFDVYPKPQLSKQKTMHLAHLNQLLYTNVLNQNWEIAYRCFSILIRLEDVDVRSLWSIGSEILNSLGDTQSNEAYLEWLAHVFPSRVQFNQGTNYSLDPVFRCGSRTHTPTFVLTWLWTRLFIATSGSSAVDKEKFLQSLIDRLDEMVLSPPYMDDSEIWYIFGLTHLVMASELSSKFRQSKDILLGSRADIARNQVIQHINNAKNCLQMCKANSNYEFPENVIEHQLVQLERSLYTDELSVNCTDESAKSSDEDGIEHSYPNEDSNLPDVGPLDTQQYEIENLIPEVESAEFTVPAPIRFGYESD, encoded by the coding sequence ATGTTTCAGCTCCCGGTGATAGACCgaagttcaagaaataGGAAACGTAGGAAAATACGATATCAATACATCAATTCGTTAAAAAGGAAATATGATCAGCTTAACTATAATCAGTCTGAAGCCTCTGTATCTTCAGAAGCTGATAATGTGACTAATGGCATCCTTACGCCTGAAAATAGTGAGAGCAGTGAAGCAGAAGCTGCTGAtctggaaaaaaaacaccGAAGAAAACGTAGGCTGCAAAGTGTGTTAGGAAACGCATTGGAttcttctgatgaagaattggacggggatgaagatggaactgatgaaaatgatcCTGAAACACAATTCTATGAGAGTCACATCAAACCTCAACATACTTTCGAAGTATGGAATGTAAATACAGCGCTTAGAACCCcgattcaaagaaaaaagattacTTACAATGCAGTTAAGAAACTTGAAAAGGCTGCTACTAAATCAGttacaaagaaattgaattatcAAACCAAAAAACTTAACATGTACTTTCAAGCTCTTAAATTTGGCTTTGACGTATATCCGAAGCCGCAACtttcaaaacaaaaaacaaTGCATTTAGCTCATTTGAATCAACTGTTATATACAAACGTCTTAAATCAGAATTGGGAAATTGCTTATCGGTGTTTTTCGATTCTTATCAGATTAGAGGATGTTGATGTACGAAGTTTATGGTCGATTGGCTCGGAAATACTAAACTCTCTCGGTGATACGCAAAGTAACGAAGCTTACTTGGAATGGTTAGCTCATGTTTTTCCCTCTAGAGTACAATTCAACCAAGGAACAAATTATAGCCTAGACCCTGTCTTCAGATGTGGATCCAGGACCCACACTCCTACCTTCGTTCTAACTTGGCTATGGACCAGACTGTTCATTGCAACATCAGGCTCATCTGCTGTCGACAAAGagaagtttcttcaatcCCTAATAGATAGGCTAGATGAGATGGTTTTGAGCCCACCATATATGGATGATTCAGAAATATGGTATATCTTTGGTCTCACACATCTAGTGATGGCATCTGAGCTATCATCCAAATTTAGACAAAGTAAGGATATATTACTTGGATCTCGTGCAGATATCGCAAGAAATCAAGTCATTCAGCATATCAATAATGCCAAAAATTGCCTCCAAATGTGTAAGGCAAACAGCAATTATGAATTTCCTGAAAATGTAATCGAACACCAGTTGGTACAATTAGAAAGAAGTTTATATACTGACGAACTTTCTGTCAATTGCACAGATGAATCTGCCAAATCTAGCGACGAAGATGGCATTGAACACTCATACCCAAACGAAGACAGTAATTTACCGGACGTTGGTCCCTTGGATACTCAGCAatatgaaattgaaaatctAATACCAGAAGTGGAGTCAGCGGAATTCACTGTTCCTGCTCCTATCAGATTTGGTTATGAAAGTGACTAA